The candidate division WOR-3 bacterium sequence GAGATTCGGGAAGTGATAATTACTACTACCGCCCGGACCGGCGGACATGTTGCCCCTAATTTGGGAGTGGTAGAGTTAACACTTGCACTTCATTATATTTTTAAAACACCTTATGATCGAATAATCTGGGATGTAGGGCACCAGTGTTATACCCATAAATTAATTACAAGCCGGAGGGAAAAATTTAACACCCTTCGTCAATACGGCGGAATCGCCGGTTTTCCCAAGCGCTGTGAAAGTAAATACGATGTATTTGATACAGGACATTCAGGGAATTCAATATCCGTTGCCTTAGGAATGACAGTTGCTGACCGACTGCAGAATAATCAGCGCCGCACAATCGCGGTAATAGGAGACGGTTCAATCGTCACCGGTATGGCATTTGAATCGTTAAATCATGCAGGGTCACTTCAAGAAAATATTATTATCATCCTCAACGACAATGAAATGTCAATCGCCCGTTCTTCCGGTGCGATGGCTTCTTATTTGAATCGCGTAATCACCGGTCGCATTTATAATCGCATTAAGGAAGACACCTGGGCATTACTGGGATATCTTCCGCGACACCTTAGTGAAAGAGCACGCATAGCAGCACGAAAACTTGAAGAAGGATTGAAAAATCTTGTCGTGCCCAGTATTTTTTTTGAAGAGCTCGGTTTTCGCTACATTGGCCCGGTGAATGGTCATGATTTTAATGAACTATTGACAACTTTTAAAAGAGTTGAAAATCTCTCTGGGCCGATTTTAATCCATGTGGTTACTAAGAAGGGAATTGGTTACGAGCCCGCCCTTGAAAATCCGGAATTGTTTCATGGAATCGGCCCATTCGACATCAAAACTGGTGAACCTTTACCTCATCCGGCAAAAACTTTTACTGAACATTTTGGTGCAAAGTTAGTAGAGTTGGCACAAAAAGATTCCCGCATTGTGGCAATCACTGCCGGCATGTGTCTCGGGACCGGTTTAAGACATTTCCGCGAAAAATTTCCCGACCGTTTTTTTGATGTCGGAATTGCAGAGCAGCATGCGGTAACATTTGCTGCTGGGCTTGCTCAGAATGGAATGAAGCCGGTAGTTGCAATATATTCTACTTTTCTCCTTCGTGCTGTGGATCAGATTTTGCAAGATGTTTGCCTGCAGAAATTGCCGGTAGTATTTGCCATTGACCGGGCGGGTATTGTCGGCGAAGATGGTCCTACCCATCACGGTGCTTACGATTTAAGTTATCTGCTGATGATGCCGGAAATGGTTGTTTTCGCGCCGCGCGATGGACTAGATTTGGAAAATATGCTCGAATTTGCAGTAAACTATGATGATGGTCCGGTAGCAATTAGATATCCACGCGGCGGTAGTGAAGAGGTATCAATTCCAGTTATCCGGAAACCAATCGTGCCAGGAAGTGGTGAAATCTTAACTGAGGGAACTGATGGGGCAGTGCTGGCACTCGGATCGACCGTAATTCCTTCTTTACATGCTGCCCAAAACCTGTCAGCTCAGGGAATTAATATTACGGTAGCAGATGCCCGTTCAGCAAAGCCGATTGATGTTGCACTGGTAAGGCAGCTGGCGATGATTTGCGGGAAATTGATTTCAGTTGAAGAAAATACTCTTTATGGCGGATTTGGAAATGCGGTGAGCCTCGCTTTGGAGAAAAACAATATTCCCTGCCGATTGCGGCGCATCGGTCTTGAAGACCGTTTCATTGAACATGGTCCAAGGTCGCTTCTACTTGAGCAAAATAATCTGAGTGCGAATAAATTAACCCACATCTTCAAGGAGTTCTTTCAGTGAGCAGACCGATCAGGGTTTTTCTTATTCTGTTTAATGGGGCAATTGCCTACTCTTTACTTGAGCAACCTCAGATAGTTCCCCGGGTAGATTACTCCATGGGAGTTGTATTCCTGGAGAAATGGCAAAATAACATTTATCTTGGTATAGATAAGATTGTTCCAATTGATCAGTATCTTGAGTATTCTATCAAAAACGCTGTGGTTACTGCCTGGCAGAAGCAGGCACAGCTAACAATGCAACAGCGGGAACTGGCAGCCGAACCTTCAGGTCTGATTCCTGATATCCAGTTGCCCAAGCTGCCACTTTTGGGCGAAGGTTCGAGAATTGACATCTCGGGAAGTGATCGAATTACTCTGGGGGGCAGCCAGACAGTAATCAAGGGCGCAACGCAGACATTCAGCGGTCAGAATTTATTTCCGGAACTGAAACTGGAGCAGCAGCTTGCAGTTAATGTAAACGGGACAATCGGAGAACGAACTAAAATCACCTTGGATCATAATTCTGAACGCGAAGAACAGCAGAATAAAATAAAGCTTCAATACACAGGAACCGAGGACGATATTGTTCAATCTGTAGAGCTTGGTGATACCCGTCTATATATCCCGGGATCAATTTATACCGGTGACCTTCCTGCGCATCAGGGTTTGTTTGGAATATCAGCACGAGGTAAATTTGCAGGTGCGGATATTTACGCTGTTGCGTCACAGGAGGGTTCTCAGAGCCAAAGCCAG is a genomic window containing:
- the dxs gene encoding 1-deoxy-D-xylulose-5-phosphate synthase, whose product is MLEQIESPEDLRKLSVKELRMLAAEIREVIITTTARTGGHVAPNLGVVELTLALHYIFKTPYDRIIWDVGHQCYTHKLITSRREKFNTLRQYGGIAGFPKRCESKYDVFDTGHSGNSISVALGMTVADRLQNNQRRTIAVIGDGSIVTGMAFESLNHAGSLQENIIIILNDNEMSIARSSGAMASYLNRVITGRIYNRIKEDTWALLGYLPRHLSERARIAARKLEEGLKNLVVPSIFFEELGFRYIGPVNGHDFNELLTTFKRVENLSGPILIHVVTKKGIGYEPALENPELFHGIGPFDIKTGEPLPHPAKTFTEHFGAKLVELAQKDSRIVAITAGMCLGTGLRHFREKFPDRFFDVGIAEQHAVTFAAGLAQNGMKPVVAIYSTFLLRAVDQILQDVCLQKLPVVFAIDRAGIVGEDGPTHHGAYDLSYLLMMPEMVVFAPRDGLDLENMLEFAVNYDDGPVAIRYPRGGSEEVSIPVIRKPIVPGSGEILTEGTDGAVLALGSTVIPSLHAAQNLSAQGINITVADARSAKPIDVALVRQLAMICGKLISVEENTLYGGFGNAVSLALEKNNIPCRLRRIGLEDRFIEHGPRSLLLEQNNLSANKLTHIFKEFFQ